In Oreochromis aureus strain Israel breed Guangdong linkage group 20, ZZ_aureus, whole genome shotgun sequence, the following are encoded in one genomic region:
- the LOC116310373 gene encoding tyrosine-protein phosphatase non-receptor type 7 has protein sequence MSMSAVHSASPPAEEPVTPPPLTTPPRKASVRLQERRGSNLSLLLDVNTLGVESVCSVSTPKEVWLQLLHTSSRPLTHTLLQEAAIDTNTLNVEYQKIPPNFVNAADLDVPGHMMKDRYKTILPNPESRVILRNPDDEPGPDHYINANYIRGYKGAPRAYIATQGPMVHTVGDFWDMVWQERSSIIVMVTRLKENNEKCEVYWPQPRDRTKRVKEEDEDQEEKDGQREKENEEEGEMRQIGRFIIRVKDSREKDGFTVTDMEIQLHSERRHVRHYWFTSWPDHHIPQCIAPYLRLVEEVETYSKSLVPPSSSQEVSAPASSPGPIIVHCSAGIGRTGCFIASTIGCQQLRETGQADVLETVCQLRLDRGGMIQTSEQYQFLYSTLAQYSSQLQQKQNQPATLPQSQQNPEDQVSIQLQNLELHSKQNRKIS, from the exons ATGAGCATGTCAGCAGTGCACTCCGCCTCCCCTCCTGCTGAGGAACCAGTGACACCCCCACCCTTGACCACACCTCCTCGCAAAGCTTCAGTCCGGCTCCAGGAGAG GCGGGGCTCTAATTTGTCTCTCCTTTTGGATGTGAACACTTTGGGGGTGGAGAGTGTCTGTTCTGTCTCCACCCCAAAGGAGGTGTGGCTTCAGCTGCTTCACACCTCCTCACgaccactcacacacacgctgcTGCAGGAAGCTGCCATTGACACAAATACGCTGAATGTAGAGTACCAG AAGATCCCTCCGAACTTTGTGAACGCTGCTGACCTCGATGTTCCGGGACACATGATGAAAGACCGATACAAAACCATCCTCCCCA ACCCTGAGAGCCGAGTGATCCTGAGGAACCCGGACGATGAACCTGGGCCTGATCACTACATCAACGCCAACTACATCAGG GGCTACAAAGGGGCTCCCAGGGCCTACATCGCTACCCAGGGGCCCATGGTGCACACCGTGGGAGACTTCTGGGACATGGTGTGGCAGGAGAGGAGCAGTATCATCGTCATGGTTACGAGGCTGAAGGAGAACAACGAG AAATGTGAGGTGTACTGGCCACAGCCGAGAGACAGGACGAAGAGGGTaaaggaggaggatgaagaccAGGAGGAGAAGGACGGGCAGAGGGAGAAGGAAAATGAAGAGGAAGGAGAGATGAGACAAATCGGCAGATTCATTATCAGAGTGAAAGACAGCCGAGAGAAAGACGGGTTCACTGTCACAGATATGGAGATTCAG CTCCATTCTGAGCGTCGACACGTCAGACACTACTGGTTCACATCTTGGCCTGACCATCATATCCCACAATGCATAGCTCCTTATCTAAGgctggtggaggaggtggagacGTACAGCAAGTCCCTCGTGCCTCCCTCTAGCTCTCAGGAAGTCTCTGCGCCCGCCTCCAGCCCTGGACCAATCATCGTCCACTGCAG TGCAGGTATCGGGCGGACAGGCTGTTTTATAGCCAGCACTATTGGCTGTCAGCAGCTCAGAGAAACCGGGCAAGCTGATGTCCTGGAGACAGTTTGTCAGCTTCGACTCGACAG GGGCGGTATGATCCAAACCTCAGAGCAGTACCAGTTCTTGTACTCCACACTGGCCCAGTACAGctcccagctgcagcagaaacag AACCAGCCTGCCACACTGCCTCAGAGCCAGCAGAACCCAGAGGACCAGGTCAGCATACAGCTGCAGAACCTCGAGCTACACAGCAAACAGAACAGGAAGATCTCATAG